The Actinomycetota bacterium genome segment TAGCGATCCTTGTCCGCGTCGCAGAAGATCACGTCGAACGCCCCGTCGGTGGCCTCCAGGACGTCGAGCGCGTCACCGACCTCGAACCGGACCCGGTCCCACAGCCCGGACGGGGCCAGGAAGCGCTCGGCCGCCTCGGCGTTGGACGGGTCGAGGTCGGTGCACACCACCTCTCCGTGCGCACCGACCGCCTGCGTGAACCAGTACGCCGAGTACCCGAACCCCGAGCCGAGCTCGAACACCCGCCGGGCACCGACCGCTCGGGCCTGCAGCTGCAGGAACCGCCCGACGGCGGGGCCGACGATGGGGAAGTCCCGTTCGCGAGCGTGTCGCTCCATCCGGTCCAGGACGGGGTCGTCGACGACGACCAACTGGCGCAGGTAGTCCTCGACCGCGGGATCCACGATGCCGTCCACGGGCGCTCCGTCGTCGACTGGGGGGCGAGCCTACGATGACCCGGCGGATCGGAGGGGAGCATGGGTCGTCACCTGCTGGTGTGGGACGCTCCGAACGTCGACATGACCCTGGCCAACATCATCGATGGGAAGCCGACGGCACGGGAACGCCCGGAC includes the following:
- a CDS encoding O-methyltransferase, yielding MDGIVDPAVEDYLRQLVVVDDPVLDRMERHARERDFPIVGPAVGRFLQLQARAVGARRVFELGSGFGYSAYWFTQAVGAHGEVVCTDLDPSNAEAAERFLAPSGLWDRVRFEVGDALDVLEATDGAFDVIFCDADKDRYPDHWRAAAERVRVGGVYLCDNTLWFGRAATGEPTPGRPGWTEAIREHNRLVADDRRFVSSLVPLRDGVVVALRVA